In the genome of Pseudomonas sp. P5_109, one region contains:
- a CDS encoding Nif3-like dinuclear metal center hexameric protein produces MAVALSTLVEEADRYLNSAKIADYCPNGLQVEGRPQVMRIVSGVTASQALLDAAVEANADLVLVHHGYFWKGENPCITGMKQRRLKTLLKHDISLLSYHLPLDLHPDVGNNVQLARQLDITVEGPLDPDNLKIVGLVGSLNEPMMPRDFARRVQEVMGREPLLIEGSAMIRRVGWCTGGGQGYIDQAISAGVDLYLSGEASEQTFHSARENDISFIAAGHHATERYGVQALGDYLARRFALEHIFIDCPNPI; encoded by the coding sequence ATGGCCGTCGCCCTGAGCACCCTCGTCGAAGAAGCCGACCGTTACCTCAACAGCGCCAAAATCGCCGATTACTGCCCCAACGGCCTGCAGGTCGAGGGCCGTCCGCAAGTGATGCGCATTGTCAGTGGCGTCACCGCCAGCCAGGCTTTGCTCGACGCCGCCGTGGAGGCCAATGCCGACCTGGTGCTGGTGCATCATGGCTACTTCTGGAAGGGCGAGAACCCGTGCATCACCGGCATGAAGCAGCGCCGCTTGAAGACCCTGCTCAAGCACGATATCAGCCTGTTGTCCTATCACCTGCCGCTGGATCTGCACCCGGATGTCGGCAATAACGTGCAGCTCGCACGGCAGCTCGACATCACCGTCGAAGGCCCGCTGGACCCGGACAACCTGAAGATTGTCGGCCTGGTCGGCTCGCTGAATGAACCGATGATGCCCCGGGATTTCGCCCGTCGCGTCCAGGAAGTCATGGGGCGTGAGCCGTTGCTGATCGAAGGCAGTGCCATGATCCGCCGCGTCGGCTGGTGCACCGGTGGCGGCCAGGGTTACATCGATCAGGCCATTTCGGCCGGCGTTGACCTCTACCTCAGCGGCGAGGCTTCCGAGCAAACCTTCCACAGTGCCCGGGAAAACGACATCAGTTTCATCGCCGCCGGTCACCATGCCACCGAGCGCTACGGCGTTCAGGCACTGGGGGATTACCTGGCGCGACGCTTTGCGCTGGAGCACATCTTCATCGATTGCCCGAATCCGATCTGA
- the cysD gene encoding sulfate adenylyltransferase subunit CysD: MVDKLTHLKQLEAESIHIIREVAAEFDNPVMLYSIGKDSAVMLHLARKAFFPGKLPFPVMHVDTRWKFQEMYAFRDKMVAELGLDLITHVNPDGVAQNINPFTHGSAKHTDIMKTEGLKQALDKHGFDAAFGGARRDEEKSRAKERVYSFRDSKHRWDPKNQRPELWNVYNGKVNKGESIRVFPLSNWTELDIWQYIYLEGIPIVPLYFAAEREVIEKNGTLIMIDDERILEHLSDEDKARIVKKKVRFRTLGCYPLTGAVESEAESLTDIIQEMLLTRTSERQGRVIDHDGAGSMEDKKRQGYF; encoded by the coding sequence ATGGTCGACAAACTGACGCATCTGAAACAGCTGGAGGCGGAAAGCATCCACATCATCCGCGAGGTGGCCGCCGAGTTCGACAACCCGGTGATGCTGTACTCCATCGGTAAAGACTCCGCCGTGATGCTGCATCTGGCACGCAAGGCGTTCTTCCCGGGCAAGCTGCCGTTTCCGGTGATGCATGTCGACACTCGCTGGAAATTCCAGGAGATGTACGCCTTCCGTGACAAGATGGTCGCCGAGCTGGGCCTGGACCTGATCACCCACGTCAACCCGGACGGCGTGGCGCAGAACATCAACCCGTTCACCCACGGCAGCGCCAAGCACACCGACATCATGAAGACCGAGGGCCTCAAGCAGGCACTCGACAAGCATGGTTTCGACGCAGCTTTCGGCGGCGCCCGTCGCGATGAAGAGAAGTCCCGTGCCAAAGAGCGCGTGTACTCGTTCCGCGACAGCAAGCACCGCTGGGACCCGAAGAACCAGCGTCCAGAGCTGTGGAACGTCTACAACGGCAAGGTCAACAAGGGCGAATCCATTCGTGTATTCCCGTTGTCGAACTGGACCGAGCTGGACATCTGGCAGTACATCTACCTGGAAGGCATCCCGATCGTCCCGTTGTACTTCGCCGCCGAGCGTGAAGTCATCGAGAAGAACGGCACGCTGATCATGATCGACGACGAGCGCATCCTCGAGCACCTGAGCGATGAAGACAAAGCGCGCATCGTCAAAAAGAAAGTGCGTTTCCGTACCCTTGGTTGCTACCCGTTGACGGGCGCGGTGGAGTCCGAGGCCGAAAGCCTCACGGACATCATTCAGGAAATGCTCCTGACGCGAACTTCCGAGCGCCAGGGCCGTGTCATCGACCACGATGGCGCAGGCTCGATGGAAGACAAAAAACGTCAGGGTTATTTCTAA
- the cysN gene encoding sulfate adenylyltransferase subunit CysN, translating into MSHVSDLISEDILAYLGQHERKELLRFLTCGNVDDGKSTLIGRLLHDSKMIYEDHLEAITRDSKKVGTTGEDIDLALLVDGLQAEREQGITIDVAYRYFSTAKRKFIIADTPGHEQYTRNMATGASTCDLAIILVDARYGVQTQTRRHSFIASLLGIKHIVVAINKMDLKDFDQGVFESIKADYLQFAEGLKLKPTSMHFVPMSALKGDNVVNKSERSPWYTGQSLMEILETVEVAGDRNFTDLRFPVQYVNRPNLNFRGFAGTLASGIVKKGDEVVVLPSGKSSRVKSIVTFEGELEHAGPGQAVTLTMEDEIDISRGDLLVHADNVPPVTDSFEAMLVWMAEEPMLPGKKYDIKRATSYVPGSIASIVNKVDVNTLEEGPASSLQLNEIGKVKIALDAPIALDGYDSNRTTGAFIIIDRLTNGTVGAGMIVAQPLAHGTSTHHGKLAHVATEERAQRFGQQPATVLFSGLSGAGKSTLAYAVERKLFDLGRAVFVLDGQNLRHDLNKGLPQDRAGRTENWRRAAHVARQFNEAGLLTLAAFVAPSAEGREQARELIGKERLLTVYVQASPTVCAERDPQGLYAAAGDNIPGESFPYDVPLDADLVIDTQSVSLEEGVKQVLELLRKRGAI; encoded by the coding sequence ATGTCGCACGTATCTGATTTGATCAGCGAGGACATCCTCGCCTACCTGGGCCAGCACGAACGTAAAGAGCTGCTGCGCTTTCTGACCTGCGGTAACGTCGACGACGGCAAGAGCACCCTGATCGGGCGCCTGCTGCACGACTCCAAGATGATCTACGAAGATCACCTGGAAGCGATCACCCGCGACTCGAAAAAAGTCGGCACCACCGGTGAAGACATCGACCTGGCGTTGCTGGTCGACGGCTTGCAGGCGGAGCGCGAGCAGGGCATCACCATTGATGTCGCGTACCGCTACTTCTCCACCGCCAAGCGCAAATTCATTATTGCCGACACCCCCGGCCATGAGCAGTACACCCGTAACATGGCCACCGGTGCTTCCACCTGTGACCTGGCGATCATCCTGGTCGACGCCCGCTACGGCGTGCAGACCCAGACCCGTCGCCACAGCTTCATCGCATCCCTGCTGGGCATCAAGCACATAGTCGTCGCCATCAACAAGATGGACCTCAAGGACTTCGACCAGGGCGTGTTCGAGTCGATCAAGGCCGACTACCTGCAGTTCGCCGAAGGCTTGAAGTTGAAGCCCACCAGCATGCACTTTGTGCCGATGTCCGCTCTGAAGGGCGACAACGTGGTGAACAAGTCCGAGCGTTCGCCGTGGTACACCGGCCAGTCGCTGATGGAAATCCTCGAGACCGTGGAAGTGGCGGGCGATCGCAACTTCACCGACCTGCGTTTCCCGGTGCAGTATGTCAACCGTCCGAACCTGAACTTCCGTGGCTTCGCCGGTACGCTGGCCAGCGGCATCGTCAAGAAAGGCGACGAAGTCGTGGTGTTGCCGTCGGGCAAGAGCAGCCGCGTGAAATCCATCGTCACCTTCGAAGGTGAGTTGGAGCACGCAGGTCCTGGTCAGGCTGTGACGCTGACCATGGAAGACGAAATCGACATCTCCCGTGGCGACCTGTTGGTTCACGCCGACAACGTGCCGCCGGTGACCGACAGCTTCGAGGCCATGCTGGTGTGGATGGCTGAAGAGCCGATGCTGCCGGGCAAGAAATACGACATCAAGCGCGCCACCAGTTACGTGCCTGGCTCCATTGCCAGCATCGTCAACAAGGTCGACGTCAACACCCTCGAAGAAGGCCCGGCCAGCTCGTTGCAGCTGAACGAAATCGGCAAGGTCAAGATCGCGCTCGATGCGCCGATTGCCCTCGACGGTTACGACAGCAACCGCACCACCGGCGCCTTCATCATCATCGACCGCCTGACCAATGGCACCGTTGGCGCCGGCATGATCGTCGCCCAGCCTTTGGCCCATGGCACCAGCACGCACCACGGCAAACTGGCCCACGTCGCCACCGAAGAACGCGCACAGCGCTTCGGCCAGCAACCGGCCACCGTGTTGTTCAGCGGCTTGTCGGGCGCGGGCAAAAGCACCCTGGCGTATGCGGTTGAACGCAAGTTGTTCGACCTGGGTCGTGCGGTGTTCGTACTCGATGGCCAGAACCTGCGTCACGACCTCAACAAAGGTCTGCCACAGGATCGCGCCGGACGTACCGAGAACTGGCGTCGTGCCGCGCACGTTGCACGTCAGTTCAACGAAGCGGGTCTGCTGACCCTGGCGGCGTTCGTTGCGCCGAGTGCCGAGGGTCGTGAACAGGCTCGTGAACTGATCGGCAAGGAGCGTCTGCTGACGGTCTACGTCCAGGCTTCGCCAACGGTCTGCGCCGAGCGTGATCCGCAAGGCCTGTACGCGGCGGCTGGGGATAACATCCCGGGCGAGTCCTTCCCGTACGACGTGCCGCTGGATGCCGATCTGGTCATCGACACCCAGTCCGTGTCGCTGGAAGAAGGCGTGAAGCAGGTGCTAGAGCTGCTGCGCAAGCGTGGTGCGATCTAA
- a CDS encoding 2OG-Fe(II) oxygenase: MKINKIDDEIFVIDDFLTQGEEECINVQLKGAVWRYSWPNYEELPFVRPCWHVFIAGKGRPDRKSCLDELDRSESWRFLVGFWERLSILHDFKITLLGVYANGQTFGQDTIIHRDNKTHPGMTVIVFCNEHWPTSWGGELVFYDDKKENIIKSVLPKSRRVVIFDGRVPHAARSPSVKCDQVRMTLAFKTVIKE, encoded by the coding sequence GTGAAAATAAATAAGATTGATGATGAGATATTTGTAATTGACGATTTTTTAACTCAAGGGGAAGAGGAGTGCATAAATGTTCAACTCAAGGGCGCCGTTTGGAGATACAGCTGGCCAAATTATGAGGAGCTTCCATTTGTTAGGCCTTGTTGGCATGTTTTTATTGCGGGTAAAGGTCGGCCGGATCGGAAGTCATGTTTAGACGAATTAGACAGAAGTGAATCTTGGCGTTTTCTTGTCGGCTTCTGGGAAAGGTTATCAATATTACATGATTTCAAAATCACGTTATTAGGTGTTTATGCAAATGGGCAAACATTTGGGCAAGACACGATTATACATCGGGATAACAAGACGCACCCAGGGATGACAGTGATCGTGTTTTGTAATGAGCACTGGCCAACATCCTGGGGAGGTGAGCTCGTATTCTACGATGACAAAAAAGAAAATATTATTAAATCAGTACTTCCAAAATCGCGGCGTGTGGTGATTTTTGACGGGCGAGTTCCACATGCGGCGAGATCGCCTTCAGTAAAGTGTGATCAGGTAAGGATGACGCTTGCGTTCAAAACTGTGATTAAGGAGTAG
- a CDS encoding acyltransferase, whose translation MLDFLPAPLRGVIAALLLALNTILLCSFLFCVALVKVLPFALTQRLAGWLMSHTHEAWISLNKGWMNLVRRTRWHISGLQGLDYQHSYLITSNHQSWVDILVLQYVLNRRIQPLKFFLKQELIWVPVIGLAWWALGFPFMKRYSKAYLEKHPEKKGKDLETTRKTCAKFRDNPVGIFNFVEGTRFTEGKHAQQQSPFKYLLKAKAGGIAFVLDAMGEQLESIVNVTIHYPAGRPGFWDLLCGNVADVVVHFEELKIPPQFIGKNYDQDGEYRLQFQGWINQLWQDKDALLEQMHREYPAK comes from the coding sequence ATGCTGGATTTTCTACCCGCCCCGTTGCGCGGCGTGATCGCCGCGCTGCTGTTGGCACTCAACACGATTTTGCTCTGCTCGTTCCTGTTCTGCGTGGCGCTCGTCAAGGTCTTGCCGTTCGCCCTCACCCAACGCCTCGCCGGCTGGCTGATGAGCCATACCCATGAAGCCTGGATCAGCCTCAACAAAGGCTGGATGAACCTGGTCCGTCGCACCCGCTGGCACATCAGCGGCCTGCAAGGCCTGGACTATCAGCACTCGTACCTGATCACCAGCAACCACCAGAGCTGGGTCGACATCCTGGTGCTGCAATACGTACTCAACCGGCGCATCCAACCGTTGAAGTTCTTTCTCAAGCAGGAGCTGATCTGGGTTCCGGTGATCGGCCTGGCCTGGTGGGCACTGGGCTTCCCGTTCATGAAGCGCTACTCCAAGGCATACCTGGAGAAGCACCCGGAAAAGAAAGGCAAGGACCTGGAAACCACCCGCAAGACCTGTGCGAAATTTCGCGACAATCCGGTGGGCATTTTCAACTTCGTCGAAGGCACGCGCTTCACCGAGGGCAAGCATGCCCAGCAGCAGTCACCGTTCAAGTATTTGCTCAAGGCAAAGGCCGGTGGCATTGCCTTCGTGCTGGATGCCATGGGCGAACAACTGGAGTCGATCGTCAACGTGACCATCCACTATCCGGCAGGTCGTCCTGGCTTCTGGGATTTACTGTGCGGCAACGTCGCGGACGTGGTGGTGCACTTTGAAGAGCTGAAGATTCCGCCGCAGTTCATTGGCAAGAACTACGACCAGGACGGCGAGTACCGATTGCAGTTTCAGGGCTGGATCAATCAGTTGTGGCAGGACAAGGATGCGTTGCTGGAACAGATGCATCGCGAGTATCCAGCGAAGTAA
- the pta gene encoding phosphate acetyltransferase: protein MQTFFIAPTDFGVGLTSISLGLVRTLERAGLKVGFFKPIAQPHPGDTGPERSTELVARTHGLKPPQPLGLAHVERMLGDGQLDELLEEIITLYQQAAIGKDVLIVEGMVPTRSASYAARVNLHLAKSLDAEVILVSAPENEVLTELSGRVELQAQLFGGPKDPKVLGVILNKVKTEESMEAFATRLKEHSPLLRSGDFRLLGCIPFQPELNAPRTRDVADLMGAQVLNAGDYETRRMTKIIICARTMRNTVELLKPGVLVVTPGDRDDIILAVSLAALNGVPLAGLLLTSDTLPDPRIMDLCRGALQAGLPVLSVSTGSYDTANLLNGLNKEIPIDDRERAEIITDFIAGHLDANWLHQRCGTPREMRLSPAVFRYQLIQRAQAANKRIVLPEGSEPLTVQAAAICQARGIARCVLLAKPEDVQAVARAQGIELPPGLEIIDPDSIRERYVEPMVALRKSKSLNAPMAEQQLEDTVVIGTMMLALDEVDGLVSGVINTTANTIRPALQLIKTAPGCTLVSSVFFMLFPEEVLVYGDCVMNPHPSASELAEIALQSADSAAAFGITPRVAMISYSSGESASGEEVEKVREATLLAHEQQHSLLIDGPLQYDAAANESVARQLAPNSQVAGRATVYVFPDLNTGNTTHKAVQRSADCVSLGPMLQGLRKPVNDLPRGAQVDDIVYTIALTAIQAANRPMDV from the coding sequence ATGCAAACTTTTTTTATCGCGCCCACCGATTTTGGTGTGGGTCTGACCTCCATCAGCCTCGGGCTGGTGCGTACCCTTGAGCGCGCCGGGCTCAAGGTCGGCTTTTTCAAACCGATTGCCCAGCCGCATCCGGGCGACACGGGCCCGGAACGTTCCACCGAACTTGTGGCGCGTACCCACGGCCTGAAGCCGCCTCAGCCACTGGGCCTGGCCCATGTCGAGCGCATGCTTGGCGATGGTCAGCTCGATGAGTTGCTCGAAGAAATCATCACCCTGTATCAGCAGGCTGCCATCGGCAAGGACGTGCTGATTGTCGAAGGCATGGTGCCGACCCGCAGCGCCAGTTACGCCGCGCGGGTCAACCTGCACCTGGCCAAGAGCCTCGACGCCGAGGTGATCCTGGTCTCGGCACCGGAAAACGAAGTGCTGACCGAGCTCTCCGGTCGCGTCGAGTTGCAGGCGCAATTGTTCGGCGGCCCGAAAGACCCGAAAGTCCTCGGCGTGATCCTCAACAAGGTCAAGACCGAGGAAAGCATGGAGGCCTTTGCCACCCGCCTGAAGGAGCATTCGCCACTATTGCGCAGCGGCGATTTCCGCTTGCTCGGCTGCATTCCATTCCAGCCGGAACTGAACGCCCCGCGCACCCGCGACGTCGCCGACCTGATGGGCGCGCAAGTGCTCAACGCCGGTGACTATGAAACCCGGCGCATGACCAAAATCATCATTTGCGCCCGCACCATGCGCAACACCGTGGAGCTGCTCAAGCCCGGCGTGCTGGTGGTGACCCCCGGCGACCGCGACGACATCATCCTCGCCGTCAGCCTCGCGGCCCTGAACGGCGTGCCGCTGGCCGGCCTGCTGCTGACCAGCGACACCCTGCCCGACCCGCGCATCATGGACCTGTGCCGCGGCGCCCTGCAGGCCGGGTTGCCGGTGCTGTCGGTGAGTACCGGCTCCTACGACACCGCCAACCTGCTCAATGGCCTGAACAAGGAAATCCCCATCGATGACCGCGAGCGCGCCGAGATCATCACCGATTTCATCGCCGGCCACCTCGATGCCAACTGGCTGCATCAGCGCTGCGGTACACCGCGCGAGATGCGTTTGTCGCCAGCGGTGTTCCGCTATCAATTGATCCAGCGCGCCCAGGCGGCCAACAAGCGCATCGTGTTGCCCGAAGGCAGCGAACCGCTGACCGTGCAGGCCGCCGCGATCTGCCAGGCCCGCGGCATCGCTCGCTGTGTGTTGCTGGCCAAGCCCGAGGACGTGCAGGCCGTCGCCCGCGCACAGGGCATCGAGCTGCCGCCAGGCCTGGAAATCATCGATCCGGACTCGATCCGCGAGCGCTATGTCGAGCCCATGGTCGCGCTGCGCAAAAGCAAAAGCCTCAACGCGCCGATGGCCGAGCAACAACTGGAAGACACCGTGGTGATCGGTACCATGATGCTGGCCCTGGATGAAGTCGACGGCCTCGTCTCGGGCGTGATCAACACCACCGCCAACACCATCCGCCCCGCCCTGCAACTGATCAAGACCGCGCCTGGCTGCACCCTGGTGTCGTCGGTGTTCTTCATGCTGTTTCCGGAAGAGGTGCTGGTCTACGGCGATTGCGTGATGAACCCGCACCCAAGCGCCAGCGAACTGGCCGAGATCGCCCTGCAAAGCGCCGACTCGGCGGCGGCATTCGGCATCACCCCACGGGTGGCGATGATCAGCTACTCCAGCGGCGAATCGGCCAGCGGTGAAGAGGTCGAGAAAGTCCGCGAAGCCACCCTGCTCGCCCACGAACAACAGCACTCGCTGCTGATCGACGGCCCGTTGCAGTACGACGCCGCCGCCAACGAAAGCGTGGCCCGGCAATTGGCGCCGAACAGCCAGGTGGCCGGTCGTGCCACGGTGTACGTGTTCCCCGACCTCAACACCGGCAACACCACCCACAAGGCTGTGCAGCGCAGCGCCGACTGCGTCAGCCTCGGGCCGATGCTGCAAGGCCTGCGCAAACCGGTGAACGATTTGCCGCGCGGCGCGCAAGTCGATGACATCGTCTACACCATCGCCCTGACCGCGATTCAAGCCGCCAACCGACCTATGGATGTGTAA
- a CDS encoding DUF3565 domain-containing protein translates to METALLAAISMGRDLLHKKIERPSLAKQSTESEHNPDKRDSTVTGFHQDEDGHWVAELSCGHSQHLRHQPPWQSRAWVMDPAQRQEKIGQPFDCGWCAQGSVSDNLGD, encoded by the coding sequence ATGGAGACAGCCTTATTGGCGGCGATCAGCATGGGGCGAGACCTTTTGCATAAGAAGATTGAAAGGCCAAGTTTAGCGAAGCAATCGACCGAAAGCGAACACAACCCGGACAAACGGGATTCGACGGTCACAGGCTTCCATCAGGACGAGGACGGCCACTGGGTGGCCGAGCTTTCCTGCGGCCATAGCCAACACCTGCGGCACCAGCCACCCTGGCAATCGCGCGCCTGGGTCATGGACCCTGCACAGCGCCAGGAAAAAATCGGCCAACCCTTTGATTGTGGTTGGTGCGCACAAGGCTCGGTTAGCGATAACCTTGGCGACTGA
- a CDS encoding peptidylprolyl isomerase encodes MLIAANKAVSIDYTLTNDAGEVIDSSAGGAPLVYLQGAGNIIPGLEKALEGKAVGDELTVAVEPEDAYGEYAAELVSTLSRSMFEGVDELEVGMQFHASAPDGQMQIVTIRDLDGDDVTVDGNHPLAGQRLNFQVKIVAIRDASQEEIAHGHVHGEGGHQH; translated from the coding sequence ATGCTGATCGCCGCCAATAAGGCTGTCTCCATCGACTATACCCTGACCAACGACGCTGGTGAGGTCATCGACAGCTCCGCCGGCGGCGCGCCGCTGGTCTACCTGCAAGGCGCAGGCAACATCATCCCGGGCCTGGAAAAGGCTCTGGAAGGCAAGGCTGTCGGCGACGAGCTGACTGTAGCCGTTGAACCGGAAGACGCTTACGGCGAGTACGCTGCCGAACTGGTCAGCACCCTGAGCCGCAGCATGTTCGAAGGCGTCGACGAGCTGGAAGTGGGCATGCAGTTCCACGCTTCCGCTCCGGACGGCCAGATGCAGATCGTGACCATCCGTGATCTGGACGGTGACGACGTGACCGTTGACGGCAACCACCCGTTGGCCGGCCAGCGCCTGAATTTCCAGGTCAAGATCGTTGCCATCCGTGACGCCAGCCAGGAAGAAATCGCTCATGGCCACGTCCATGGCGAAGGTGGCCATCAGCACTGA
- a CDS encoding glutathione peroxidase, whose amino-acid sequence MSAFHDLKLTALDGQELPLAPFKGQVVLVVNVASKCGLTPQYAALENLYQQYKAKGFSVLGLPCNQFAGQEPGTEQEIKDFCSLNYGVTFPLSSKLEVNGHERHQLYRLLAGEGAEFPGDITWNFEKFLLGKDGRVLARFSPRTAPDDPTIVHAIEKALS is encoded by the coding sequence ATGAGTGCTTTTCACGACCTTAAATTGACAGCCCTGGATGGTCAGGAGCTACCTCTGGCGCCTTTCAAGGGCCAAGTCGTACTGGTGGTCAACGTCGCCTCCAAATGCGGCTTGACCCCTCAATACGCAGCGCTGGAAAACCTCTACCAGCAATACAAGGCTAAAGGTTTCAGTGTATTGGGCCTGCCGTGCAACCAGTTTGCCGGGCAGGAACCGGGGACCGAACAAGAGATCAAGGATTTCTGCAGCCTCAACTATGGCGTGACCTTTCCGTTGTCCAGCAAGCTGGAAGTCAACGGGCACGAACGTCATCAGTTGTATCGCCTGCTGGCGGGCGAGGGCGCGGAATTCCCCGGCGATATCACCTGGAACTTCGAGAAGTTCCTGCTGGGCAAGGACGGCCGTGTACTGGCTCGGTTCTCGCCGCGCACGGCACCGGATGATCCGACCATCGTCCACGCAATTGAAAAAGCGCTGAGCTGA
- a CDS encoding NADH:flavin oxidoreductase yields the protein MPVQALFKPFHLGTLELPTRVVMAPMTRSFSPGGVPNSKVIEYYRRRAAAGVGLIITEGTTVGHKASNGYPNVPHFYGEAALAGWKKVVDAVHAEGGKIVPQLWHVGSVRRIGTEPDASVPGYGPSEKVKEGQVVVHGMTKQDIQDVIAAFAQAAKDAQSIGMDGVEIHGAHGYLVDQFFWEGSNQRTDEYGGSLANRSRFAIELIQAVRVAVGEGFPIIFRFSQWKQQDYSARLVQTPQALGEFLKPLADAGVDIFHCSTRRFWEPEFDGSELNLAGWTRQLTGKPTITVGSVGLDGEFLQFMVNTDKVAQPASLEKLLERLNNDEFDLVAVGRALLVDPDWAQKVRDGREEDILPFSREALMSLV from the coding sequence ATGCCTGTACAAGCCCTGTTCAAACCGTTCCACCTCGGCACCCTCGAACTGCCGACCCGCGTCGTCATGGCGCCGATGACCCGCTCCTTTTCCCCGGGCGGCGTACCAAATTCCAAAGTGATTGAGTACTACCGTCGCCGCGCCGCAGCGGGTGTCGGCCTGATCATCACCGAAGGCACCACCGTCGGTCACAAGGCTTCCAACGGCTACCCGAACGTTCCGCATTTCTATGGTGAAGCGGCCCTGGCGGGCTGGAAGAAAGTCGTCGACGCCGTTCACGCCGAAGGCGGCAAGATCGTTCCGCAGCTGTGGCATGTGGGCAGCGTGCGCCGTATCGGCACCGAGCCGGACGCCAGCGTGCCGGGTTATGGCCCGTCGGAAAAAGTGAAGGAAGGTCAGGTCGTGGTGCACGGCATGACCAAACAGGATATCCAGGACGTGATCGCTGCGTTCGCCCAGGCCGCCAAGGATGCCCAGAGCATCGGCATGGACGGCGTTGAGATCCACGGCGCCCACGGTTACCTGGTCGACCAGTTCTTCTGGGAAGGCAGCAACCAGCGTACCGATGAATACGGCGGCAGCCTGGCCAACCGCTCGCGCTTCGCCATTGAATTGATCCAGGCCGTGCGTGTCGCGGTCGGCGAAGGTTTCCCGATCATCTTCCGTTTCTCCCAGTGGAAGCAGCAGGACTACAGCGCACGCCTGGTACAAACCCCGCAAGCCTTGGGCGAGTTCCTCAAGCCATTGGCCGACGCGGGCGTGGATATTTTCCACTGCTCGACCCGCCGCTTCTGGGAGCCGGAGTTCGACGGTTCCGAGTTGAACCTGGCAGGCTGGACCCGCCAACTCACCGGCAAGCCGACGATCACCGTGGGCAGTGTCGGCCTGGATGGCGAGTTCCTGCAGTTCATGGTCAACACCGACAAGGTCGCACAACCGGCCAGCCTGGAAAAACTGCTGGAGCGCTTGAACAACGACGAGTTCGACCTGGTGGCGGTCGGTCGTGCGTTGCTGGTGGACCCGGACTGGGCGCAGAAAGTGCGTGATGGCCGTGAGGAAGACATTCTGCCGTTCAGCCGTGAGGCGTTGATGTCGCTGGTTTAA